Proteins from one Belonocnema kinseyi isolate 2016_QV_RU_SX_M_011 chromosome 8, B_treatae_v1, whole genome shotgun sequence genomic window:
- the LOC117177709 gene encoding uncharacterized protein LOC117177709 isoform X3, with translation MKDKALELLKAKKVRRRKQLKYYTDKYDKIAKYCTLTARLKKQRNPCVIGYTHSFATSQMRSCIARHDWINSQRLIPLLMGYSTDKEPLIWRFALAILLNSPESSVANLLHFLEKCMGSTAEMESDEPNRFLQRLLTLQAESEE, from the coding sequence gaTAAAGCACTGGAGCTCTTGAAAGCAAAGAAGGTTCGTAGAAGGAAGCAACTAAAATACTATACAGATAAATACGATAAAATAGCCAAATACTGCACTTTAACTGCCAGATTGAAGAAACAAAGGAATCCCTGTGTTATTGGCTACACTCATTCGTTTGCTACATCTCAAATGCGATCATGTATAGCGCGACACGATTGGATAAATTCACAGAGATTAATTCCTTTGTTAATGGGTTACTCAACAGACAAAGAACCACTAATTTGGAGATTTGCTTTGGCGATTTTACTGAACAGTCCTGAAAGTAGTGTGGCAAATTtacttcattttcttgaaaagtgtATGGGTAGTACAGCCGAAATGGAATCAGACGAACCAAATCGATTCTTGCAGCGACTTCTGACACTGCAAGCTGAATCtgaagaataa